From one Nonomuraea polychroma genomic stretch:
- a CDS encoding helix-turn-helix domain-containing protein, translated as MQRRILARELRYLRERASLTGDDIKDRLGWSPSKISRIENARISVSEGDIELLLDLYDATPGRRERLLSLARQTQTPHSWRAYTDGTREFLTFMSVEAIAESIRQWEINVVPGVAQTEAYARHLITSWRAVDPTLTPRQIEERVSIRMKRQKRFFPPESSRIWMILDEAVLLRTVGSPAIMSEQMRKLVDFSELPNVTLQVVPLAQSRSIIGESFTLLNLDEGDPLEQCLVYIDGNVATQFLLDEQQSVYYEKTFEQLAGSALAPAVSREFVANLARS; from the coding sequence GTGCAACGTCGCATCCTGGCGCGGGAGCTTCGCTACTTGAGGGAGCGAGCGTCCCTCACGGGTGACGACATCAAAGATCGTCTGGGCTGGTCACCGTCCAAGATCAGCCGGATAGAGAATGCCCGGATCAGCGTGTCCGAAGGCGACATCGAACTCCTGCTTGATCTCTACGATGCCACGCCTGGCCGACGGGAGCGCCTCCTCTCGCTGGCCAGGCAGACCCAGACGCCGCACTCCTGGCGGGCTTATACCGATGGGACGCGGGAGTTCCTGACGTTCATGAGCGTGGAGGCGATAGCCGAGTCCATCCGGCAGTGGGAGATCAACGTCGTGCCCGGCGTCGCGCAGACGGAGGCGTACGCGCGGCATCTCATCACGAGCTGGCGGGCGGTCGATCCGACGCTGACGCCGCGCCAGATCGAAGAGCGCGTCTCCATTCGGATGAAACGCCAAAAACGTTTTTTTCCGCCTGAATCATCTCGAATATGGATGATATTGGACGAAGCCGTATTGTTGCGGACGGTCGGTAGTCCGGCTATCATGTCCGAACAAATGAGGAAGCTGGTAGACTTTTCCGAGTTGCCTAACGTAACGCTTCAGGTCGTTCCCTTGGCGCAGTCTCGCAGCATAATCGGAGAGTCCTTTACCCTGCTGAATCTGGATGAAGGCGACCCGCTGGAACAGTGCCTGGTCTATATCGACGGTAATGTCGCCACCCAATTTTTGCTGGACGAGCAGCAGTCTGTCTATTATGAAAAGACGTTCGAGCAGCTCGCGGGTTCCGCGCTCGCGCCCGCCGTTTCACGTGAATTTGTCGCCAACCTGGCTCGTTCTTGA
- a CDS encoding amidohydrolase family protein — MLALRARRLFDGREMHHDRVVLVENGRVADVTGDGPEAIDLGDATLLPGLIDCHVHLAFDAGLDVVGTLEQPGLAERMRSAARQHLAAGVTTVRDLGDRDYLALGLGLGLDGPEILSAGPPITTPKGHCWFLGGEAAGEQGVREAVRQRASHGVHVIKMMVTGGEMTAGSHSHVLQYGPAELKAAADEAHAHGLPITGHAHCAEGVAQALEAGFDSIEHCGFFTEDSFEVDYGLIARLAAADVVVSLTAGMAPSPVPPPPRIQQRMAGMAEALRAFYAAGVDFVIGTDAGIGPPKPHGVLPYGAEMLVEQGYAAIDVLRSITSVAARACRVNERKGMIAPGFDADLLAVAGDPLADITALRRPQAVYRMGRLVTQAV, encoded by the coding sequence ATGCTCGCGTTACGTGCTCGCCGCCTCTTCGACGGCCGGGAAATGCACCACGACCGCGTGGTGCTCGTCGAGAACGGGCGCGTCGCCGACGTCACCGGCGACGGGCCCGAGGCGATCGACCTGGGTGATGCCACGCTGCTGCCCGGGCTGATCGACTGCCACGTCCACCTGGCCTTCGACGCCGGCCTCGACGTTGTGGGAACGCTGGAGCAGCCGGGTCTCGCCGAGCGTATGCGGTCGGCGGCCCGGCAGCACCTGGCGGCCGGCGTGACCACGGTGCGCGACCTGGGCGACCGGGACTACCTGGCGTTGGGACTCGGGCTGGGGCTCGACGGGCCGGAGATCCTGTCCGCGGGGCCGCCGATCACCACGCCCAAGGGGCATTGCTGGTTCCTGGGCGGCGAGGCGGCGGGCGAACAAGGGGTGCGCGAGGCTGTGCGGCAGCGGGCGTCGCATGGCGTACACGTGATCAAGATGATGGTGACCGGCGGCGAGATGACCGCCGGTTCCCACTCGCACGTGCTCCAGTACGGCCCCGCCGAGCTGAAGGCGGCGGCCGACGAGGCGCACGCGCATGGTCTGCCGATCACCGGACACGCGCACTGCGCGGAAGGGGTGGCGCAGGCGCTGGAGGCCGGGTTCGACTCGATCGAGCACTGCGGGTTCTTCACCGAGGACTCCTTCGAGGTGGACTACGGGCTGATCGCCCGGCTGGCCGCCGCCGACGTCGTCGTGTCCCTCACGGCCGGGATGGCGCCGAGCCCCGTGCCGCCACCACCGCGCATCCAGCAACGGATGGCCGGCATGGCCGAGGCGCTGCGCGCCTTCTATGCCGCCGGGGTGGATTTCGTCATCGGGACGGACGCGGGGATCGGGCCGCCCAAACCGCACGGGGTGCTGCCGTACGGGGCTGAGATGCTGGTCGAGCAGGGGTACGCGGCCATCGACGTGCTGCGGTCGATCACGTCGGTCGCGGCGCGGGCCTGCCGGGTGAACGAGCGCAAGGGCATGATCGCGCCCGGGTTCGACGCCGACCTGCTGGCCGTGGCGGGCGACCCGCTGGCCGACATCACCGCGCTGCGGCGTCCGCAGGCGGTCTACCGGATGGGGCGTCTCGTCACCCAGGCCGTCTAG
- a CDS encoding patatin-like phospholipase family protein, whose protein sequence is MAKRALVLGGGGVAGIAWTTGVLAALADGGVDVTTADRIVGTSAGAAVGAQITSGVPLPELLARQTDPALQTPELPSGVDMDELWAAFQTIYESTPDPAEQRRRLGELALGASTVSEARRRAVIEARLPEHRWPERDLMIVAVDARTGEPRLFTPGSGVELVDAVAASCAVPGVWPCVRIDGVPYTDGGVRSITNADLATGFERVLVLAPMPDLGEPSWAGLGGAVEVIEPDEASLAAFGADPLAPEVRTPSAQAGYAQGRAATDRVAALWA, encoded by the coding sequence ATGGCCAAGCGGGCGCTGGTATTAGGGGGCGGCGGGGTCGCCGGGATCGCCTGGACCACGGGCGTGCTGGCCGCTCTCGCCGACGGCGGTGTGGATGTCACGACGGCCGACCGGATCGTCGGCACGTCGGCGGGCGCGGCGGTGGGCGCCCAGATCACCAGCGGCGTGCCGCTCCCCGAGTTGCTCGCGCGGCAGACGGATCCGGCGCTGCAGACGCCCGAGTTGCCGAGCGGGGTGGACATGGACGAGCTGTGGGCGGCGTTCCAGACGATCTACGAGAGCACGCCCGATCCGGCCGAGCAGCGGCGCAGGCTCGGGGAGCTGGCGCTGGGCGCGTCCACGGTCAGCGAGGCCAGGCGGCGGGCGGTCATCGAGGCCAGGCTGCCCGAGCACCGGTGGCCCGAGCGCGATCTGATGATCGTGGCGGTGGACGCGCGCACCGGCGAGCCGCGCCTCTTCACGCCCGGCTCCGGGGTGGAGCTGGTGGACGCGGTGGCGGCCAGTTGCGCGGTGCCGGGGGTGTGGCCGTGCGTGCGCATCGACGGGGTGCCGTACACGGACGGCGGCGTGCGCTCCATCACCAACGCCGACCTCGCCACCGGGTTCGAGCGGGTGCTGGTGCTGGCGCCGATGCCCGACCTGGGCGAGCCTTCCTGGGCCGGGCTCGGCGGCGCGGTCGAGGTGATCGAGCCCGACGAGGCCTCGCTGGCCGCCTTCGGGGCCGACCCGCTCGCCCCCGAAGTACGCACGCCCAGCGCCCAGGCCGGCTACGCCCAGGGGCGCGCCGCCACCGATCGGGTGGCGGCGCTCTGGGCGTGA
- a CDS encoding DUF6292 family protein: MGSDVVTSGGIWRVDWQELHVGYLHDVYLALVRREIQPSTHWITEFIPRSATIVLEEPGLAEDSVLALAWDEETGWRFGMFAQGDAHCPTLLRQQRYICGDVLPDPAEVGDTVLAVVGELRRPRRWWQARGSERRWGWPYPPSYRSYRDVRDGFDDRLRAHLPPDDPTRAPAA; the protein is encoded by the coding sequence ATGGGCTCGGATGTGGTGACCTCCGGCGGCATCTGGCGCGTGGACTGGCAGGAACTGCACGTCGGCTACCTGCACGACGTCTACCTCGCACTGGTTCGCCGGGAGATCCAGCCGAGCACGCACTGGATCACGGAGTTCATCCCGCGCTCTGCCACGATCGTGCTCGAGGAGCCCGGCCTCGCCGAGGACTCCGTTCTCGCCCTGGCGTGGGACGAGGAGACCGGCTGGAGGTTCGGGATGTTCGCGCAGGGCGATGCGCACTGCCCGACCCTGCTCAGGCAGCAGCGCTACATCTGCGGCGACGTGCTGCCCGACCCCGCAGAGGTGGGCGACACGGTGCTGGCCGTCGTCGGGGAGCTGCGCCGTCCGCGGCGGTGGTGGCAGGCACGAGGGTCCGAGCGCCGCTGGGGCTGGCCGTATCCGCCCTCCTATCGTTCCTATCGCGACGTGCGCGACGGCTTCGACGATCGCCTGCGGGCCCACCTGCCGCCGGACGACCCGACCCGGGCGCCGGCCGCCTAG
- a CDS encoding CU044_5270 family protein produces MDDLTILGEMRADAPQPDAVRLRRVRRRVMRRRRRFVIMPSVLVAAVAVVVIAVSMAHRPPEERTLPAAETVLLNSKTVLEEAAKTVEKRADAPEPRPDQWQYTKTLNVQPADGRTRTYESWLRYDGKQSAGRDPEGNFQVQDLPPDPGDDDLSPQQYRQKLLKLPTDPDALLAHVQGDRHWIDYPKEEGVPKGVEDPDSRAYRILSVYLNQQAVMPPDLEAAIFRAMAKIPGVKIEQGVRDATGRTGLGMFRSTPGEEGQRRYLILDPRTYRVLADQSIWLQDELIGGEVAYKKGAVFAAVLLASGIVDRPGDVP; encoded by the coding sequence GTGGATGACCTGACGATCCTCGGTGAGATGCGTGCCGACGCGCCACAGCCGGACGCCGTCCGGCTGCGCAGGGTCCGCCGTCGGGTGATGCGGCGCAGGCGGAGGTTCGTGATCATGCCGTCGGTTCTGGTCGCGGCCGTGGCGGTCGTCGTGATCGCCGTCTCGATGGCCCACAGGCCACCGGAAGAACGGACCCTTCCTGCCGCGGAGACGGTCCTGCTCAACTCGAAGACCGTGCTGGAAGAGGCGGCGAAGACCGTCGAGAAGCGTGCCGACGCGCCGGAGCCCAGACCCGATCAGTGGCAGTACACCAAGACCCTCAACGTGCAGCCTGCCGACGGCCGGACCAGGACGTACGAGAGCTGGCTGCGCTATGACGGCAAGCAGAGTGCCGGACGGGACCCGGAGGGGAACTTCCAGGTGCAGGATCTTCCGCCCGATCCCGGGGATGATGATCTCTCGCCTCAGCAGTACCGGCAGAAGCTGCTCAAGCTCCCGACGGATCCGGACGCACTGCTCGCGCACGTCCAAGGCGATCGGCACTGGATCGACTACCCCAAGGAGGAGGGGGTGCCGAAGGGCGTCGAGGATCCGGACTCGCGGGCCTACCGCATCCTCTCGGTGTACCTGAACCAGCAGGCGGTCATGCCGCCCGACCTCGAGGCGGCCATCTTCCGCGCGATGGCGAAGATCCCGGGGGTGAAGATCGAGCAGGGTGTCAGGGACGCGACCGGGCGTACCGGGCTCGGGATGTTCCGATCCACCCCCGGTGAGGAGGGGCAACGCCGCTACCTCATTCTCGATCCTCGTACCTACCGCGTGCTGGCGGATCAGTCGATCTGGCTGCAAGACGAGCTGATCGGGGGAGAGGTGGCCTACAAGAAGGGTGCCGTCTTCGCCGCTGTGTTGCTCGCGTCCGGCATCGTGGACCGGCCCGGCGACGTCCCCTAG
- a CDS encoding RNA polymerase sigma factor: MRADVSLEDATLIQRSRRDPDAFAALFDRHAPALHRYVTRRLGDSLADDVVAETFLAAFKRRDRYDVSHPDARPWLYGIAANVIGKHRRTEVRFYLALARTGVDEVAESYADRVEARVSASAAHRDLAGALAVLSPEDREVLLLIAWADLSYEEVALALGIPIGTVRSRLHRARKKTRAALGGVDPSAVVTDEEETERG; this comes from the coding sequence TTGAGAGCCGATGTGAGCCTGGAGGACGCGACGCTGATCCAGCGGTCCAGGCGTGATCCCGACGCCTTCGCGGCGTTATTCGACCGGCATGCGCCCGCCCTGCACCGCTATGTGACGCGGCGGCTGGGCGACTCGCTGGCCGACGATGTCGTGGCGGAGACGTTCCTGGCCGCCTTCAAGCGCCGTGACCGCTACGACGTCAGCCATCCCGACGCCCGCCCTTGGCTGTACGGCATCGCGGCCAACGTGATCGGCAAGCATCGCCGTACCGAAGTGCGTTTCTACCTCGCCTTGGCGAGGACTGGAGTCGACGAAGTGGCGGAGAGCTACGCCGACCGGGTCGAGGCCCGCGTCTCCGCGTCGGCGGCACACCGTGATCTCGCGGGGGCGCTCGCGGTGCTGTCGCCGGAAGACCGCGAGGTCCTCTTGTTGATCGCCTGGGCGGATCTGAGCTACGAGGAAGTGGCGCTCGCCCTCGGCATACCCATTGGCACGGTCCGCTCGCGGCTGCATCGCGCCAGGAAGAAGACGCGCGCGGCGCTGGGCGGCGTCGATCCGTCCGCCGTCGTCACGGACGAGGAGGAGACAGAGCGTGGATGA
- a CDS encoding DUF397 domain-containing protein, translating to MEHGWKRSSFCGHNGNCLEVRLLESGDVAIRDSKDVSLQPLVISASAYRHLLDRIKHGDV from the coding sequence ATGGAACATGGGTGGAAGCGCTCCAGCTTCTGTGGTCATAACGGCAACTGCCTCGAGGTCCGCCTGCTCGAGAGTGGCGACGTTGCCATCAGGGACTCCAAAGACGTCAGTCTCCAGCCGCTCGTGATATCGGCGTCCGCCTACCGTCACCTGCTCGACAGGATCAAACACGGCGACGTCTGA
- the eno gene encoding phosphopyruvate hydratase, which produces MCAFHIIDLRATQILDSRGRPTLSVTLTLAGGATGWAGVPSGASTGSKEAVELRDGDMSRYGGAGVTKAAAGITGSIFHRLKGRPWHSLADVDQALIELDGTAAKSRLGGNATVGVSMATARAVAASQGQQLWEFLTPYTVRPRLPVPHFNLVSGGLHASNQLDFQEFMIAPIGAPSMAEAVRAGAEIYAVLHGNLAAAGRPTGQGDDGGLAPDFTHPREVLAALVEAIDGAGYTPGLDQVAIALDPAASRFRRGDGAYQVADERLSTLELIELYEELAADYPIWSIEDGLAEDDTEGWRQLTDRLGERLQLVGDDVFVTNPTVIEQGIAARIANAALIKVDQVGTVTETLQAMEVCRKHDYARMVSHRAGETVDDFIAELAVASGCGQFKSGAPARGERVIKYNRLMHIAAQRPDLPYGLGEG; this is translated from the coding sequence TTGTGCGCGTTCCACATCATCGACCTGCGCGCCACGCAGATCCTGGACTCGCGCGGCCGCCCCACCCTGTCGGTCACGCTCACCCTGGCGGGCGGCGCGACCGGCTGGGCCGGGGTGCCCTCCGGCGCTTCCACCGGCTCGAAGGAGGCGGTCGAGCTACGTGACGGCGACATGAGCCGGTACGGCGGCGCGGGCGTGACCAAGGCGGCGGCCGGCATCACCGGCTCCATCTTCCACCGGCTGAAGGGCCGGCCGTGGCATTCGCTGGCCGACGTCGACCAGGCTCTGATCGAGCTGGACGGCACCGCCGCCAAGAGCCGGCTCGGCGGCAACGCCACCGTAGGGGTGTCGATGGCCACCGCGCGGGCCGTGGCCGCCTCCCAGGGGCAGCAGTTGTGGGAGTTCCTCACCCCGTACACCGTCCGCCCGCGGCTGCCGGTGCCGCACTTCAACCTGGTCAGCGGCGGCCTGCACGCCTCCAATCAGCTCGACTTCCAGGAATTCATGATCGCCCCGATCGGTGCCCCCTCCATGGCCGAGGCCGTACGGGCCGGGGCGGAGATCTACGCCGTCCTGCACGGGAACCTGGCGGCGGCCGGACGGCCGACCGGGCAGGGCGACGACGGCGGTCTCGCGCCCGACTTCACGCACCCGCGCGAGGTGCTGGCCGCGCTGGTGGAGGCCATTGACGGCGCCGGCTACACGCCCGGCCTCGACCAGGTGGCCATCGCGCTGGACCCGGCCGCCTCCCGGTTTCGCCGCGGCGACGGCGCGTACCAGGTGGCGGACGAGCGCCTGTCCACTCTGGAGCTGATCGAGCTCTACGAGGAGCTCGCCGCTGACTACCCGATCTGGAGCATCGAGGACGGCCTGGCCGAGGACGACACCGAGGGCTGGCGGCAGCTGACCGACCGGCTCGGCGAGCGGCTGCAGCTGGTCGGCGACGACGTGTTCGTCACGAACCCCACCGTCATCGAGCAGGGCATCGCCGCGCGGATCGCCAACGCCGCGCTCATCAAGGTCGACCAGGTCGGCACCGTGACGGAGACGTTGCAGGCGATGGAGGTGTGCCGCAAGCACGACTACGCGCGGATGGTCTCGCACCGCGCCGGCGAGACCGTGGACGACTTCATCGCCGAGCTGGCGGTGGCCAGCGGATGCGGGCAGTTCAAGTCGGGCGCGCCGGCGCGCGGGGAACGGGTGATCAAGTACAACCGGCTCATGCACATCGCCGCCCAGCGGCCCGATCTGCCGTACGGGCTGGGCGAAGGGTGA
- a CDS encoding VOC family protein, whose product MQKITTYLWFDNQAEEAAQFYTSLFADSRILEVQRYPEGAPGPAGTAMIVTFELAGQRFIALNGGPQFTFNEAVSLYVDCESQEEVDELWAKLTDRGEESRCGWLKDRWGLSWQIIPRRLSELLSDPDPARAQRAMQAMLGMQKIDVQALEKAAAG is encoded by the coding sequence ATGCAGAAGATCACCACGTACCTCTGGTTCGACAACCAGGCCGAGGAGGCCGCGCAGTTCTACACCTCGCTCTTCGCCGACTCCCGCATCCTGGAGGTCCAGCGCTACCCGGAGGGCGCGCCGGGCCCGGCGGGCACGGCGATGATCGTCACCTTCGAGCTGGCCGGCCAGCGGTTCATCGCGCTGAACGGCGGCCCGCAGTTCACGTTCAACGAGGCCGTCTCGCTGTACGTCGACTGCGAGTCGCAGGAGGAGGTCGACGAGCTGTGGGCCAAGCTCACCGACCGCGGCGAGGAGTCGCGGTGCGGCTGGCTGAAGGACAGGTGGGGCCTGTCCTGGCAGATCATCCCGCGCCGCCTCAGCGAGCTGCTGAGCGACCCCGACCCGGCCAGGGCGCAGCGTGCCATGCAGGCCATGCTGGGCATGCAGAAGATCGACGTCCAGGCCCTGGAGAAGGCCGCCGCGGGCTGA